In the genome of Raphanus sativus cultivar WK10039 chromosome 4, ASM80110v3, whole genome shotgun sequence, one region contains:
- the LOC130511581 gene encoding uncharacterized protein LOC130511581: MAKMMSSQHVPIKCLGDFSSTNERDRLCGCILIDKSKQVDTGVPDLINPQFFSTVPIHLPFIKENPPASSASTQYMFFHSPPPPPYQSIQWTPEEYTRDFQVGSYSIRSRNLCLLHPTAEGWRLSVFQNEKESLYCLSHVAGMNKIKLKKQNGKWIISKDTVSAADTLSLLKNQNRSDAEEAEHQTLLGNTDPNTQNTSAAIIPPDSLKTQNPSSVHK, translated from the exons ATGGCAAAGATGATGTCTTCCCAACACGTTCCAATCAAGTGCCTTGGAGACTTCAGTTCTACGAATGAGCGTGATAGACTTTGCGGTTGCATCCTCATCGACAAATCCAAACAAGTGGACACAGGAGTTCCTGATCTGATAAATCCTCAGTTCTTCTCAACTGTCCCCATTCATCTACCATTCATCAAGGAGAATCCTCCAGCTTCTTCTGCTTCTACTCAGTACATGTTTTTTCactctcctcctccacctccttaCCAGAGCATCCAATGGACCCCAGAGGAATACACCAGAGATTTTCAGGTCGGATCTTACTCCATAAGATCCAGAAATCTCTGTCTCCTACATCCCACAGCAGAAGGATGGAGACTCTCTGTTTTCCAGAATGAAAAAGAGTCGCTCTACTGCCTCTCCCATGTTGCTGGGATGAATAAGATCAAGTTGAAGAAACAAAATGGAAAGTGGATAATAAGCAAGGATACGGTCTCTGCTGCG GATACTCTTTCTCTGCTAAAAAATCAGAACCGTTCTGATGCAGAAGAAGCTGAACACCAAACTCTCTTGGGAAACACTGATCCAAACACTCAGAACACCAGTGCTGCTATCATTCCTCCTGATTCACTGAAGACACAGAACCCTTCTTCTGTTCATAAATAG